The following are encoded in a window of Halorarum salinum genomic DNA:
- a CDS encoding branched-chain amino acid ABC transporter permease: protein MTGSTLGRSLGRARKRLLEDARGRNGRLLAVGTALALLAPLALTAYALDIVMQLFVAILVVGSWIFVAGYFGMFTFAHAALYGVGAYAAVLLVAEAGVNPIASILLGGVVAGLFSLPIAYPVLRLSGAYVGMVTLAYAEIIYRATILLREITGGPTGYTGFPHLFDGDSVAMYYFVLFVVAALMLVMYVLLVNRFGLVARAIRESPDAARMLGNDVSRHKLIGFVVGSSIAGVAGALQAYSILIISPPMLEIERMIEFMAMGIIGGLRTLSGGVFGVVVVFGLNELLRDYGEMRLVVWGAMLVVVTLYFPDGIADSDFDVRERLAGGDVPVRERIREAIGR, encoded by the coding sequence ATGACCGGCTCGACGCTCGGCCGGTCGCTCGGGCGTGCCCGCAAACGGCTCCTCGAGGACGCGCGGGGCAGGAACGGGCGCCTGCTCGCGGTCGGCACCGCGCTCGCGCTTCTCGCCCCGCTCGCGCTGACGGCGTACGCCCTGGACATCGTCATGCAGCTGTTCGTCGCGATACTCGTCGTCGGCAGCTGGATCTTCGTCGCGGGCTACTTCGGCATGTTCACCTTCGCGCACGCCGCGCTGTACGGCGTCGGCGCCTACGCCGCGGTGCTGCTCGTGGCGGAGGCGGGCGTGAACCCGATCGCCTCCATCCTGCTGGGCGGCGTCGTCGCGGGGCTGTTCAGCCTCCCCATCGCCTACCCGGTGTTGCGGCTCTCGGGGGCGTACGTCGGCATGGTCACGCTCGCGTACGCGGAGATCATCTACCGCGCGACCATCCTCCTGCGCGAGATCACCGGCGGACCGACCGGCTACACCGGGTTCCCGCATCTGTTCGACGGCGACAGCGTCGCGATGTACTACTTCGTCCTGTTCGTCGTCGCGGCGCTCATGCTCGTGATGTACGTGCTCCTCGTGAACCGATTCGGGCTCGTCGCCCGGGCCATCCGCGAGTCGCCCGACGCCGCGCGGATGCTCGGGAACGACGTCTCCCGGCACAAGCTGATCGGCTTCGTCGTCGGCTCGTCGATCGCCGGCGTCGCCGGGGCGCTGCAGGCGTACAGCATCCTCATCATCTCGCCGCCGATGCTCGAGATCGAGCGGATGATCGAGTTCATGGCGATGGGCATCATCGGCGGCCTCCGGACCCTCAGCGGCGGGGTGTTCGGCGTCGTCGTCGTCTTCGGCCTCAACGAACTCCTGCGCGACTACGGCGAGATGCGGCTCGTCGTCTGGGGGGCGATGCTCGTCGTCGTCACCCTCTACTTCCCGGACGGGATCGCCGACAGCGACTTCGACGTCCGGGAGCGCCTCGCCGGCGGCGACGTCCCCGTCCGCGAGCGGATCAGGGAGGCGATCGGTCGATGA
- a CDS encoding ABC transporter ATP-binding protein — translation MTDEGATTGDVLVTDGLTKSFGGITAVDGLDLSIGSGELVGLIGPNGAGKTTTLNLVTGFLLPSGGMIRFNGEDVTGERPNELSRRGVGRTFQISKPFGRLSVYENMLVPNVPYGPAEREERIRTLLAELSLDHVAENRADEISGGQKKLLELARVLMLDPDLVLLDEPAAGVNPALMDEIMEDIKRINAGGTAILVIEHDMSVIEELCERVVVMNAGRNIMTGTFEEVRADERVRDAYLGGT, via the coding sequence ATGACCGACGAGGGGGCCACGACCGGGGACGTGCTCGTCACGGACGGGCTCACGAAGTCCTTCGGCGGCATCACGGCGGTCGACGGTCTCGACCTGTCGATCGGGTCGGGCGAGCTCGTCGGGCTGATCGGCCCGAACGGCGCCGGGAAGACGACGACGCTCAACCTCGTCACGGGGTTCCTCCTGCCGTCCGGGGGGATGATTCGGTTCAACGGCGAGGACGTGACGGGCGAGCGGCCGAACGAGCTCTCGCGGCGGGGGGTCGGCCGCACCTTCCAGATCTCGAAGCCGTTCGGCCGGCTGAGCGTGTACGAGAACATGCTCGTCCCGAACGTCCCCTACGGCCCGGCCGAGCGGGAGGAGCGCATCCGCACGCTGCTCGCGGAGCTGAGCCTGGATCACGTGGCCGAGAACCGCGCGGACGAGATCAGCGGCGGTCAGAAGAAGCTGCTGGAACTCGCGCGCGTGCTCATGCTCGATCCGGACCTGGTGCTCCTGGACGAACCCGCCGCGGGGGTGAACCCCGCGCTCATGGACGAGATCATGGAGGACATCAAACGCATCAACGCCGGGGGGACCGCCATCCTCGTCATCGAGCACGACATGTCCGTCATCGAGGAACTGTGCGAACGGGTCGTCGTGATGAACGCCGGTCGGAACATCATGACGGGCACGTTCGAGGAAGTTCGCGCCGACGAGCGCGTCCGGGACGCGTACCTGGGGGGAACCTGA
- a CDS encoding branched-chain amino acid ABC transporter permease: protein MVSLELLAQQFVNGLFFGGQLALIAIGLTLIWGVARVLNFSHGAMFMVGGFVGYYTLGATGSVLLASVLAVVVVFALGYVIEHSLLEPMRDREEFDIASMVVTLGLAIFLENAILVGVGSQRKSFPLLTDVVWNVAGLTISAQRLVIFVISLVALGLLFLVITGTKLGLAIRAVSQDSDTALLMGVRPKRVYSITFGASAALAGLAGVLLAPMFSVYPSVGWYPFLLAFIVVMVGGLGSVRGTLVAALGLAVVRSISMIWIASETAMMVLFAIMVGVLVVNPDGIGGWLDG, encoded by the coding sequence ATGGTTAGCCTCGAACTGCTCGCCCAGCAGTTCGTCAACGGGCTGTTCTTCGGCGGGCAACTCGCGCTCATCGCCATCGGGCTCACGCTCATCTGGGGGGTCGCCCGGGTGCTCAACTTCTCCCACGGCGCGATGTTCATGGTCGGCGGGTTCGTCGGCTACTACACGCTGGGGGCGACGGGAAGCGTCCTCCTCGCGTCGGTGCTGGCCGTCGTCGTCGTGTTCGCGCTCGGGTACGTCATCGAGCACTCGTTGCTGGAGCCGATGCGCGATCGCGAGGAGTTCGACATCGCGTCGATGGTCGTGACGCTCGGGCTCGCCATCTTCCTCGAGAACGCCATCCTCGTGGGGGTCGGCTCCCAGCGGAAGTCGTTCCCGCTTCTCACCGACGTCGTCTGGAACGTCGCGGGCCTGACGATCAGCGCCCAGCGGCTCGTCATCTTCGTCATCTCCCTGGTCGCGCTCGGGCTGTTGTTCCTGGTCATCACCGGGACGAAGCTCGGGCTCGCGATCAGGGCGGTGTCGCAGGACAGCGACACGGCGCTTCTCATGGGCGTGCGACCGAAGCGCGTCTACTCGATCACGTTCGGAGCCAGCGCGGCGCTCGCGGGGCTCGCGGGCGTGCTGTTGGCACCGATGTTCTCGGTCTACCCCTCCGTGGGGTGGTACCCGTTCCTGCTCGCGTTCATCGTGGTGATGGTCGGCGGGCTCGGGAGCGTCCGCGGGACGCTCGTCGCCGCGCTGGGACTGGCAGTCGTCAGGAGTATCAGCATGATCTGGATCGCAAGCGAGACGGCGATGATGGTACTGTTCGCGATCATGGTGGGGGTCCTGGTCGTCAACCCCGACGGCATCGGGGGGTGGCTCGACGGATGA
- a CDS encoding ABC transporter ATP-binding protein, producing MSLIELTDVDTGYDENQVLYDLSMRIEPDRVNCIIGPNGSGKSTTLKAIYGLVDVWDGSVTVRDEEVTNSHPREVLERGVVMLPQDGNVFPEMTVKENLRIGGYLIDDQEVLERRYEQVYEMFPVLEERRDQRAGQLSGGQQMMVAFGRALVPDPDILLLDEPSAGLAPDLVADVFEQVEMLKERGEDMVIVEQNVRAVLEIADHVYVLDQGRLEYEGDTEQLRDESDIMEMYIGERHR from the coding sequence ATGAGCCTGATCGAACTGACCGACGTGGACACCGGATACGACGAGAACCAGGTCCTGTACGACCTGTCGATGCGCATCGAACCCGACCGCGTGAACTGCATCATCGGTCCGAACGGCTCCGGGAAGTCTACCACGCTCAAGGCGATCTACGGGCTGGTCGACGTGTGGGACGGGTCCGTCACCGTCCGCGACGAGGAGGTGACGAACAGCCACCCGCGCGAGGTGCTAGAGCGGGGGGTCGTGATGTTGCCCCAGGACGGCAACGTGTTCCCGGAGATGACCGTGAAGGAGAACCTCCGGATCGGGGGGTACCTCATCGACGACCAGGAGGTGCTCGAGCGGCGATACGAGCAGGTGTACGAGATGTTCCCCGTGCTGGAGGAGCGACGCGACCAGCGTGCTGGCCAGTTGAGCGGCGGCCAGCAGATGATGGTCGCGTTCGGGCGGGCGCTCGTGCCCGACCCGGACATCCTGCTGCTCGACGAACCGAGCGCCGGCCTCGCGCCCGACCTGGTCGCCGACGTGTTCGAACAGGTGGAGATGCTGAAGGAACGGGGGGAGGACATGGTCATCGTCGAACAGAACGTCAGGGCCGTGCTCGAGATCGCGGACCACGTGTACGTCCTGGATCAGGGGCGTCTCGAGTACGAGGGCGATACCGAACAGCTCCGGGACGAGAGCGACATCATGGAGATGTACATCGGGGAGCGCCACCGATGA
- a CDS encoding ArgE/DapE family deacylase has product MDATETVGNAIESKRDDLVDLVTDLVEAKTVTGTEEPGQAVVVDKLESLGLEPDVWEPSAESLAGHEGHFETSSYAEYGYDDRPNVVARREGGDGPTLTVGGHVDVVDVTEAEWEREPWTVTREGDTLYGRGVADMKGGLAAVLIAVEALDEAGIDLGGDLLFQSTIEEEDGGVGGALSVLERGYVPDAAVIAEPFALPNVGVASAGVMYFRVRVPGKSVHAAWGHQGVNAIGNAATVYRALERLDDERKASIDYPPAYRGEPDLEGNVTNLNVGTIEAGDWPSTLPSETFMEGRIGWPPGESRAEVRAQIEDAVADAAAEDEWLADHPPEVEWFGWQAEPHEVDPDCEIATVASRVSEEVAGRTGSFVGGNAGLDERFFELYYDVDAVSVGPTGSGLHGADEHTTLTSLLETSKAIAGIAIEYCGIDD; this is encoded by the coding sequence ATGGACGCAACTGAGACCGTCGGGAACGCGATCGAATCGAAGCGGGACGACCTCGTCGACCTCGTCACCGACCTCGTCGAGGCGAAGACGGTGACCGGGACCGAGGAGCCGGGACAGGCCGTCGTGGTCGACAAGCTCGAATCGCTCGGGCTCGAACCCGACGTCTGGGAGCCCTCGGCCGAGTCGCTGGCCGGCCACGAGGGGCACTTCGAGACGTCGTCGTACGCGGAGTACGGCTACGATGACCGGCCGAACGTCGTCGCGCGCCGCGAGGGCGGCGACGGGCCGACGCTCACCGTCGGCGGCCACGTCGACGTGGTCGACGTCACCGAAGCCGAGTGGGAGCGGGAGCCGTGGACGGTGACCCGCGAGGGCGACACCCTGTACGGGCGCGGCGTCGCCGACATGAAGGGCGGCCTCGCCGCGGTCCTGATCGCCGTGGAGGCGCTGGACGAGGCGGGGATCGACCTCGGGGGCGATCTCCTCTTCCAGAGCACGATCGAGGAGGAGGACGGCGGCGTCGGCGGGGCACTGTCCGTCCTCGAGCGCGGCTACGTCCCCGACGCGGCGGTCATCGCGGAGCCGTTCGCGCTCCCGAACGTCGGCGTCGCCAGCGCCGGCGTGATGTACTTCCGGGTCCGCGTTCCCGGGAAGAGCGTCCACGCGGCGTGGGGCCACCAGGGCGTCAACGCCATCGGCAACGCGGCCACCGTGTACCGGGCGCTCGAACGGCTCGACGACGAGCGGAAGGCCAGCATCGACTACCCGCCCGCCTATCGGGGGGAACCCGACCTCGAGGGGAACGTGACGAACCTCAACGTCGGCACGATCGAGGCGGGCGACTGGCCCTCGACGCTGCCGAGCGAGACGTTCATGGAGGGCCGCATCGGCTGGCCGCCCGGCGAGAGCCGCGCGGAGGTGCGGGCGCAGATCGAGGACGCCGTGGCCGACGCTGCGGCCGAGGACGAGTGGCTGGCCGACCACCCGCCCGAGGTGGAGTGGTTCGGCTGGCAGGCCGAACCCCACGAGGTCGACCCCGACTGCGAGATCGCGACGGTCGCGTCGCGCGTCTCCGAGGAGGTAGCCGGGCGGACCGGCTCGTTCGTCGGCGGGAACGCGGGGCTCGACGAGCGGTTCTTCGAACTCTACTACGACGTCGACGCCGTGTCGGTCGGCCCGACCGGGTCGGGCCTGCACGGCGCCGACGAGCACACCACGCTCACGTCGCTGCTGGAGACGTCGAAGGCCATCGCGGGGATCGCCATCGAGTACTGCGGGATCGACGACTGA